One Setaria italica strain Yugu1 chromosome I, Setaria_italica_v2.0, whole genome shotgun sequence DNA window includes the following coding sequences:
- the LOC101769508 gene encoding uncharacterized protein LOC101769508 isoform X1: MALTRGGAAVVGAGGVPLVVLRAGPLPPRDARRRVRRGQVGRRRRGEGFRGRRGQAGDADGEKSSAAGVARPAAGFQEHVVVIMGGEERPTFLAIPAASRAIVELGAMPTAPASCGGSGSGEEKKAPVQDDSGCAEQTSSQLRLGADDDAGIGKAAAAARRRCKKICNKKQAMPGCIMFKDVPLEHEDDLRIMFDSIIYTNESSFVPGATEDDPTCEGEGAIAGAVVLMVRLRKGMVHPSCHPMSSSVSQGKGLLMILPRERRRIL; encoded by the exons ATGGCCCTGactcgcggcggcgctgcggtaGTCGGCGCGGGAGGTGTCCCGCTTGTCGTCCTCCGCGCGGGACCTCTCCCACCGCGCGATGCCCGACGACGAGTCCGACGAGGCCAGGTTGGCCGGCGCCGACGGGGAGAAGGGTttcgcggccggcgcggccaggccggcgacgccgacggGGAGAAAAGCTCGGCGGCCGGTGTGGCCAGGCCGGCGGCAGGGTTCCAGGAGCACGTGGTGGTCATCATGGGCGGTGAGGAGAGGCCGACCTTCCTCGCCATACCGGCGGCCAGCCGAGCCATCGTGGAGCTAGGAGCCATGCCAACGGCGCCGGCCTCATGCGGTGGATCTGGCTCAGGAGAGGAGAAGAAAGCGCCGGTGCAGGATGACAGCGGCTGTGCAGAGCAGACCAGCTCGCAGCTGCGGCTCGGAGCGGACGACGACGCGGGCATCgggaaagcagcagcagcagcacgacgGCGCTGCAAGAAAATTTGCAATAAAAAGCAG GCTATGCCAGGTTGTATCATGTTTAAAGATGTACCACTTGAGCATGAAGATGATCTTCGCATCATGTTTGATTCAATTATCTATACAAATGAGAGCTCATTTGTACCAGGGGCTACTGAAGATGACCCTACATGTGAAGGTGAGGGTGCCATTGCAGGGGCAGTGGTGTTGATGGTCAGGTTGAGGAAGGGGATGGTTCACCCAAGTTGTCACCCAATGTCCAGCAGCGTATCACAGGGAAAAGGTCTGCTCATGATTCTCCcaagggaaagaagaagaatactTTGA
- the LOC101769508 gene encoding uncharacterized protein LOC101769508 isoform X2: MALTRGGAAVVGAGGVPLVVLRAGPLPPRDARRRVRRGQVGRRRRGEGFRGRRGQAGDADGEKSSAAGVARPAAGFQEHVVVIMGGEERPTFLAIPAASRAIVELGAMPTAPASCGGSGSGEEKKAPVQDDSGCAEQTSSQLRLGADDDAGIGKAAAAARRRCKKICNKKQISSCSESEDSSDDGCINSKNIYTGDDNEDNFMIAYAALNV, encoded by the exons ATGGCCCTGactcgcggcggcgctgcggtaGTCGGCGCGGGAGGTGTCCCGCTTGTCGTCCTCCGCGCGGGACCTCTCCCACCGCGCGATGCCCGACGACGAGTCCGACGAGGCCAGGTTGGCCGGCGCCGACGGGGAGAAGGGTttcgcggccggcgcggccaggccggcgacgccgacggGGAGAAAAGCTCGGCGGCCGGTGTGGCCAGGCCGGCGGCAGGGTTCCAGGAGCACGTGGTGGTCATCATGGGCGGTGAGGAGAGGCCGACCTTCCTCGCCATACCGGCGGCCAGCCGAGCCATCGTGGAGCTAGGAGCCATGCCAACGGCGCCGGCCTCATGCGGTGGATCTGGCTCAGGAGAGGAGAAGAAAGCGCCGGTGCAGGATGACAGCGGCTGTGCAGAGCAGACCAGCTCGCAGCTGCGGCTCGGAGCGGACGACGACGCGGGCATCgggaaagcagcagcagcagcacgacgGCGCTGCAAGAAAATTTGCAATAAAAAGCAG ATAAGCTCTTGTAGTGAAAGTGAAGACTCAAGTGATGATGGTTGTATCAACtcaaaaaatatttacactGGTGATGATAATGAAGATAATTTTATGATTGCATATGCTGCTCTGAATGTATGA
- the LOC101769913 gene encoding transcription factor bHLH121, protein MDPRGHQPPEDGFFHPRDADMSQRTECKAQGPSSARKVQKADREKMRRDKLNEQFQELGNTLDPDRPRNDKATILGDTIQMLKDLTSHVNKLKAEYTSLSEEARELTQEKNELRDEKASLKSEVDNLTNQYQQRMRVLYPWAGMEPSVVIGPPPAYPYPVPVPIPSGAVPMHPQLQAYPFFRSQTSGTIPNACTPYMAYTQPCHPPTDQPSNQPNSPVANSSSHRSNSPARDCRSKSSTLQQASCGVRSSDVGDVATDLELKTPGSSGPSHSEIANKDSSSDLKTKKQCIKQINCSSITEGTSSSRCSSSGPPDVSNSVGDG, encoded by the exons ATGGATCCGCGCGGCCACCAGCCGCCGGAGGACGGCTTCTTCCACCCGCGTGACGCCGACATGAG TCAAAGGACAGAGTGCAAAGCCCAAGGTCCGTCTTCCGCACGCAAGGTACAAAAGGCTGATCGTGAGAAGATGCGAAGAGATAAATTAAATGAGCAGTTCCAGGAATTGGGAAACACACTTG ATCCAGACCGTCCCAGGAATGATAAGGCAACTATCCTTGGTGACACAATCCAGATGCTGAAAGATTTGACTTCTCATGTGAACAAGCTGAAAGCTGAATACACGTCACTTTCTGAAGAAGCACGTGAG TTGACACAAGAAAAGAACGAGCTTAGAGATGAGAAAGCTTCACTGAAATCTGAGGTTGATAACTTGACTAACCAGTATCAGCAACGAATGCGGGTGCTGTACCCATGGGCTGGAATGGAACCTTCCGTTGTCATTGGGCCACCTCCAGCATATCCCTACCCAGTCCCAGTTCCCATACCCTCTGGTGCTGTACCCATGCATCCGCAGCTGCAGGCGTACCCCTTTTTCCGAAGTCAAACTTCTGGAACAATCCCCAATGCATGCACTCCTTACATGGCATACACTCAACCCTGTCATCCTCCCACTGATCAGCCATCTAACCAACCTAATAGCCCAGTTGCCAATTCAAGTAGTCATCGGTCTAACTCTCCTGCGCGAGACTGTAGAAGCAAATCATCTACATTGCAGCAAGCAAGCTGTGGAGTGAGAAGCAGTGACGTTGGTGATGTTGCAACTGATCTTGAACTGAAAACTCCTGGTTCTTCAGGTCCCTCACATTCAGAGATCGCTAACAAG GATTCCTCTTCTGACTTGAAAACAAAGAAGCAATGCATAAAGCAGATTAATTGTAGCAGTATCACAGAAGGCACCAGTTCAAGCAGATGCTCTTCCAGTGGCCCCCCAGATGTCTCTAATAGTGTTGGAGATGGATAA